Genomic segment of Acinetobacter larvae:
AATCGCCTGACGTGCAGCATGACTAAAATCATAATCGCTTTGCCAATCCCGAAAACGTTCTACATTAAGCTGGGCAATTTTTTCACTTACTTTCATCAGTTGGGCAATTTGACTTGCCGATAACTGCTTTGCCTCAGCAATAAGCTGCGCAGAATGTTCCAATAAACGTGGTTTGCTATAGGCATCCGTTGGCAAAGCCGATTCATAATCTAATGTTTTGGCAGGAGAAATTAAAGCCAGCATAATAATCCAATCATCGTTATGGTTGAGCTTAAACTATAGCAGCCACATGATTTATTGCCAATTCATGTTTACATGTGCAGTATAATAACGCCTCTTTGTTTTGCGCTGGTGCTTTATTTTCATATGACTGAACAGATTTTAATGGCTGGTCCTGCCGGTCAGATGGAACTCTTGGTTGATTATCCAACACAAGCCGCCACAGCCTTTGCCATTGTGTGCCATCCCCACCCCTTAATTGGCGGCACGCCGCAACATAAAGTCCCCACCCTACTGATGCAGCTTTTGGTAGAACAAGGCTGTATAGTCTATCGCCCTTATTTTCGTGGTTTAGGGCACAGCCAAGGTGTACATGATGAAGGTTTTGGGGAAACAGAGGATATTTTATATTTGATTCAACAGCTGCGCTTAAAACACCCCACGCTACAGTTTTATGCTGCGGGCTTTAGTTTTGGTGCGCACGTCATTGCCAAATGTTATGCCGCTCTCAGTTTAGAACAAAGACCCAAACAATTGATTTTATGTGGCTTACCAGCGGGTGAAGTGGCGGGGCTACGCCGTTATGACACGCCCATCATCGATGGTGATTTATTATTGATACACGGCGAAAAAGATCAAATTACGCCCTTGCAGGATGTTTTCGATTGGGCACAAACTAAACGCCATCCCGTCATGGTCTTGCCCGGTGCAAACCATTATTTTACCGGCTACCTGAAAGCATTGGGTCTGACCATTCGGCGTTATTTAAAGATCAACCATTAGATGATGATCTCGCACGAATCCATACAAATAGGTAAAAAGAATATATTAAAGCGTTTTGACAGGATTTTATCTGGAAAATCATGCAAAAAGACTGAGTTTAGTTAATTTTAATTTGTTTGATAAAGGCATACAATAAAGCCATTATGCTGCTGTTTACACCCGCTGTGGGTGTGCATCTGCAGTGCCTCACATTGATGAATAATAGAAAGATGCTGAGCCGTTATTGTGAACCACAACCAATACAAGCATCGACCATGCTGTACGGATTTGCGGGATGCAAACTTTACTCAGCGATCCTTCGCACATAGGAGTTTATTCGGTGCGCCAAGCTACAGTGTATATTGATCGCAAAGCCCTTCAATATAATCTTAACCGCGTCAAACAACTTGCCCCAAAGTCTAAGATTGTCAGTATGGTGAAAGCCAATGCCTATGGGCATGGGGTTGAAAACTGTCTTGATGCGCTTGCGCAAAGCGATGCTTTTGGCGTGGCCTGTATGCAAGAAGCACTGCAACTGCGAGAACTTGGCTGCGAAAAACCCATTACACTCATTGAAGGGGTTTTTAGTGCGGTCGAAATGGACCTTGCGATTGCACACAACTTAGAAGTTGTAGTGCATCAGCAACAGCAAGTTGACTGGTTAATGGCACATCAGCAAGCCTATAATGCCAAACAGCTAAAAGTTTGGGTCAAACTCAATAGCGGTATGAACCGTTTAGGTTTTAAAGTTGCTGAAATTATCGATGTCATTCAACAGCTGAAATCCGCTGGCTTTGAATGTGTTTTGGCCATGCATTTTGCCAATGCCGATGCTGACCATGCCTTAAATGATCAACAAATTAAACAATTCTTAGCCGTCAAGCAAGCTTGCGCCCCCATCCTCGCCTCTTGTTGTAACTCGGCAGCGATTTATCGTTGGCCTGAGCTGCATTTTGACTATGTACGCCCGGGGATTATGCTCTATGGTGCCAGCCCATTTGCTGACCGTGATGTGCAACAACTCGATTTACAACCGGTCATGACCTTCGAAGCAGCGATTATGGCACTCAATCACATTCAGGCTGGTGAATGTGTCGGCTATGGTTCAACATTCCAAGCAACGGATGCAATGGACATTGCCGTGGTGAGTATCGGCTATGGTGATGGCTACCCACGCGCTTATCTAGAACCGAATAGTGTTTTTGTCGCAGGCATACAGCGCCCACTGGTCGGTCGTGTCTCTATGGATATGATGGCCATTGATGTGACTGGGTTAGATATACAACTGGGTGAAAAAGTTGAACTCTGGGGGAAACAACGCCGAGTAGATGATGTGGCACGTAGCAATGGTACCATCGGTTATGAATTACTCTGTCGATTATCACAACGTCCGAAACGCATCATCGATCAAAACTAATTTAAACCAGCGTCAATAAACTTGATAAATTAAGCTGGATAGCTAGAGCATTGTCAGACATCACGCTGTGCAATGCTCGCTTGAATCCACTGCTCGGTCATCGAGCAATCAATCATAGCGCGTCAAAGTATTTTAAAAATTAATTGTCTTATAACACAAAATTCTACGTGACTTGCCCGTTCGTTTTAGCACTGTTTACTACGCCCTACTTGATAAATCGACAATTTTTTTTTATGGTGTCCGATTAGGTCTAGCTTTTCTTTGATTAATTTTTACTTGCTATAGCGATCACTATGTCCTCACTCGAAAAAGAAACTTCCAACAGTTTGTACCGTCAATGGCAAATTTTATCTCAACTGACTATCGGTAAATGGACAGGGACACGTGAGCTACATGCGACCTTATTACGTGAAGGCATCGAGATTAGTATTCGAACCATTCAACGTGATTTAAACCAACTCTCACAACGCTTTCCCATCGAGAGTAATAAAACCATTCCGCAAGGCTGGCGCTGGCGTGCCGATGCCCCGATTCAAAGCCTCCCGCATATGACCAGCTCACAAGCGGTCACCTTTATGATGGTTGAAGAGCATTTAAAGCATTTGCTCCCCCCCAGCCTGATTGAAGAAATGAATCCATGGTTTGATCTGGCACGTCGTAGTTTGTCTAATCATAATAATGTACG
This window contains:
- a CDS encoding alpha/beta hydrolase, encoding MTEQILMAGPAGQMELLVDYPTQAATAFAIVCHPHPLIGGTPQHKVPTLLMQLLVEQGCIVYRPYFRGLGHSQGVHDEGFGETEDILYLIQQLRLKHPTLQFYAAGFSFGAHVIAKCYAALSLEQRPKQLILCGLPAGEVAGLRRYDTPIIDGDLLLIHGEKDQITPLQDVFDWAQTKRHPVMVLPGANHYFTGYLKALGLTIRRYLKINH
- the alr gene encoding alanine racemase — translated: MRQATVYIDRKALQYNLNRVKQLAPKSKIVSMVKANAYGHGVENCLDALAQSDAFGVACMQEALQLRELGCEKPITLIEGVFSAVEMDLAIAHNLEVVVHQQQQVDWLMAHQQAYNAKQLKVWVKLNSGMNRLGFKVAEIIDVIQQLKSAGFECVLAMHFANADADHALNDQQIKQFLAVKQACAPILASCCNSAAIYRWPELHFDYVRPGIMLYGASPFADRDVQQLDLQPVMTFEAAIMALNHIQAGECVGYGSTFQATDAMDIAVVSIGYGDGYPRAYLEPNSVFVAGIQRPLVGRVSMDMMAIDVTGLDIQLGEKVELWGKQRRVDDVARSNGTIGYELLCRLSQRPKRIIDQN